The proteins below are encoded in one region of Vespula pensylvanica isolate Volc-1 chromosome 4, ASM1446617v1, whole genome shotgun sequence:
- the LOC122628684 gene encoding cryptochrome-1-like isoform X2, with protein MTGSRKSEFGDEVAVQGDGRKHTVHWFRRGLRLHDNPSLREGLAGASTFRCVFILDPWFAGSTNVGINKWRFLLQCLEDLDCSLRKLNSRLFVIRGQPADTLPKLFKEWGTTNLTFEEDPEPFGRVRDHKISTLCKELGISVVQRVSHTLYKLDEIIEINGGKPPLTYHQFQNVVASMDPPEKPVSTVTSVCIGDAYTPLKDDHDDHFGVPTLEELGFDTEGLLPPIWVGGESEALARLERHLERKAWVASFGRPKMTPQSLLPSQTGLSPYLRFGCLSTRLFYYQLTDLYKKIKKAVPPLSLHGQLLWREFFYCAATKNPNFDRMQGNPICVQIPWDRNVEALAKWANGQTGFPWIDAIMTQLREEGWIHHLARHAVACFLTRGDLWISWEEGMKVFDELLLDADWSVNAGMWMWLSCSSFFQQFFHCYCPIRFGRKADPNGDYIRRYLPVLKNFPTRYIHEPWNAPISIQRAAKCIIGKEYSLPMVNHSKSSRINFERMKQVYQQLNKYRGNGLLNALLPSNPNVKEDEEKNNRPLANFKVEDRKMDANVGNTAQQ; from the exons atgacgGGTAGTAGGAAAAGCGAATTTGGCGATGAAGTGGCCGTGCAAGGAGATGGTAGGAAACATACGGTTCATTGGTTTCGAAGAGGACTCAGATTGCATGACAATCCATCTCTAAGAGAAGGACTAGCTGGTGCTTCCACTTTCCGGTGTGTCTTTATTTTGGACCCCTGGTTTGCCGGAAGCACTAACGTTGGTATTAATAAATGGAG GTTTCTCTTGCAATGTCTCGAGGATCTCGACTGTTCCCTAAGGAAATTGAATTCCCGTTTGTTCGTGATACGAGGGCAACCAGCGGATACCTTACCAAAGCTCTTTAAAGAATGGGGCACGACGAATTTAACGTTCGAAGAGGATCCAGAGCCATTTGGACGCGTACGAGACCACAAAATTTCGACGCTTTGTAAGGAGCTTGGTATCTCGGTGGTCCAGAGGGTCTCGCACACTCTCTACAAGTTGGACGA gattatagaaataaatggaGGCAAACCACCCCTGACTTATCATCAGTTTCAAAATGTCGTTGCGAGTATGGATCCTCCAGAAAAGCCTGTGTCTACAGTAACGTCAGTTTGCATTGGTGATGCCTATACTCCATTGAAGGACGATCATGATGATCATTTTGGTGTACCAACGTTGGAGGAACTTG GCTTCGACACAGAAGGGCTTCTGCCGCCTATATGGGTCGGTGGTGAGAGCGAGGCCTTGGCACGATTGGAACGTCATCTCGAGAGGAAAGCTTGGGTGGCGAGTTTCGGCAGGCCGAAGATGACGCCGCAATCACTACTGCCGAGTCAGACAGGCCTATCACCTTACTTACGCTTTGGCTGTCTCAGCACAAGACTTTTCTACTATCAACTTACCGATTTGTACAAAAAG ATTAAGAAAGCAGTACCACCACTTTCGTTACACGGTCAACTTCTATGGCGCGAATTCTTTTATTGTGCCGCCACGAAGAACCCTAATTTTGATCGGATGCAAGGCAATCCGATTTGTGTACAGATACCGTGGGATAGAAATGTCGAAGCGTTGGCAAAGTGGGCGAAC GGCCAAACGGGTTTTCCATGGATCGATGCGATTATGACTCAACTCAGAGAAGAAGGTTGGATACATCACTTGGCGAGACACGCAGTTGCTTGTTTTTTGACTAGAGGTGACCTTTGGATATCCTGGGAAGAGGGAATGAAG gtCTTCGATGAACTTCTATTAGATGCCGACTGGTCGGTGAATGCCGGTATGTGGATGTGGTTGTCGTGCAGCTCCTTTTTCCAGCAGTTTTTTCATTGCTACTGCCCTATACGATTCGGTAGAAAAGCCGATCCAAACGGCGATTACATTCG ACGTTACCTGCcagtattgaaaaattttcccACAAGATATATTCATGAACCGTGGAACGCGCCAATTAGTATACAACGAGCAGCAAAGTGCATAATCGGCAAGGAATATTCGTTACCAATGGTGAATCATAGTAAGAGTTCGCGGATCAACTTTGAGCGAATGAAGCAGGTTTATCAACAGCTTAACAAGTATCGTGGAAACG gtTTGCTAAACGCACTTTTGCCGTCCAATCCAAATgtaaaagaagacgaagaaaaaaataatcgtccATTGGCGAATTTCAAAGTTGAAGACCGAAAAATGGACGCTAATGTTGGTAATACCGCACAACAATAA
- the LOC122628680 gene encoding probable myosin light chain kinase DDB_G0279831: MSPRLRKYRVMDTSVIITRKRSKILNSINKNSNSLQDAKQKIENQKESKAIQDKRAKLKKSLNIQFSKKNKQSERPKTNNTSNKFTTIKNPIPKANKVIYDDILSDIDNTSCELINDSFIDLNINNEQKSKYDISLNETITPKSSPISITLTPQRTTKTPRKSPLPLTSPKTHSEIPLRISKTPRKLMLSVNSATKLNNCEKSLRNRKNINNSLLNNISMNNVKIRLNKLKTSYTSTENLTRLAKSSNMVLKSPDIKSKSLKMKSNEKNEKFTVTTVKESPNKDISTKISTRSKKDNIEQKSLSSETSDLELTLTNVNNLSTLYREIISKKAMVILERIPLLDDLSLLLKSQNNPMNSTFDVKHVQQQLCKDPDSLKNSILLNILSKNNEALNNTYSLNLRSTSQIKLKSHLNDDILLHLSPKATSSPVIDDKMHESSIHLDSINKVNKSFNNRKNNTININDKEIKADETYELLEPKTPHLQRQCRKRRAVELDMNDKRNVKRACKVRFAASESRINKSQTTLLESKSTRLNTSISLCKTKHVSNITVRKTPVIRHISHMRSSSVSNALANKTISDSEFKRRSSSMSNINRTFYNNSRKMDKTLSSTLNKTKHIGSQEKKDVKIHSAKKIPNFSEIHKKLFSKMESLVDNKNRLIKQHEALKTFNVSRLETKDIKKPLPTEIKRDGYTKFGFKIRKADATNIILRKQQINRQKEKREENRVLLKGVRTNRRFELQMKMRKLSD; this comes from the exons atgtctCCGAGATTAAGAAAAT ATCGTGTAATGGATACATCTGTTATTATcacaagaaaaagatcaaaaatacttaattcgataaataagaATTCAAACTCTTTACAAGACGCTAagcagaaaatagaaaatcaaaaGGAAAGTAAGGCAATACAAGATAAACGAGCAAAActtaaaaaatctttgaatatacaattttcaaaaaagaacaagCAATCGGAAAGACcgaaaacaaataatacttctaataaatttacaacgataaaaaatcCTATCCCAAAAGCaaataaagttatatatgATGATATTCTAAGTGATATTGATAACACATCATGTGAACTAATTAATGATTCATTTATCGATTTGAACATaaataatgaacaaaaaagcaaatatGACATATCATTGAATGAAACTATTACTCCTAAAAGTAGCCCCATTTCGATAACTTTAACACCTCAAAGAACAACCAAAACACCAAGAAAATCACCATTGCCTTTAACTTCTCCAAAAACACATTCTGAAATTCCTCTTAGAATATCAAAAACACCTAGAAAGCTGATGCTTTCTGTTAATTCTGCGACTAAACTTAATAATTGTGAAAAATCTTTACGAAACaggaagaatataaataacagtttattaaataatatttcaatgaataatgttaaaataaggctaaataaattaaagacaAGTTATACATCTACTGAAAATTTAACAAGATTAGCAAAATCTTCAAACATGGTGTTAAAATCGCCAGACATAAAGtcaaaatcattgaaaatgaaatctaatgaaaaaaatgagaagttCACTGTAACAACAGTGAAAGAATCCCCAAATAAGGATATATCAACAAAAATTTCTACTAGAtccaaaaaagataatatagaaCAGAAGTCATTGTCAAGTGAAACAAGTGACTTAGAACTAACTTTGACAAATGTAAATAATCTATCAACTTTgtatagagaaataatatcaaaaaaagcAATGGTGATACTTGAAAGAATTCCATTACTGGATGACTTAAGTCTATTACTAAAGTCTCAAAATAATCCAATGAATAGTACATTTGATGTAAAACATGTGCAACAACAATTATGTAAAGATCCAGATTCtctaaaaaattcaattttattaaatatattatcaaagaaCAATGAAgcattaaataatacatattctttaaatttaagATCTACTTCACAAATAAAGCTTAAATCACATTTAAATGATGATATATTGCTTCATTTGTCACCAAAAGCAACAAGTAGTCCTGTTATTGATGACAAAATGCATGAAAGTTCTATTCATCTAGATTCTAtcaataaagtaaataaatcatttaacaacagaaaaaataatactataaatattaatgataaggaaataaaagcaGATGAGACATATGAACTCCTCGAACCAAAAACTCCACACTTACAACGACAATGTAGAAAACGTAGAGCAGTAGAATTAGAtatgaatgataaaagaaatgtaaaaagagCATGTAAAGTTCGTTTTGCTGCTTCAGAATCTCGTATTAATAAATCACAGACAACATTATTGGAAAGTAAGAGTACTAGACTAAATACTTCGATTTCTTTATGCAAAACAAAACATGTTAGTAATATAACAGTTAGAAAAACTCCAGTTATAAGACATATTTCTCATATGAGATCAAGTTCTGTGTCCAATGCTTTAGCAAATAAAACCATATCAGACTCTGAATTTAAGAGAAGGTCTAGCTCTATGTCTAACATTAAtagaacattttataataatagtagaaaAATGGACAAGACACTCTCTTCTAcattaaacaaaacaaaacatatTGGaagtcaagaaaaaaaag ATGTCAAAATACATAGTGCcaaaaaaattccaaatttTTCTGAAATTCACAAAAAACTGTTTTCTAAAATGGAATCTCttgtcgataataaaaatcgccTGATAAAACAACATGAAGCATTAA AAACATTCAATGTTTCAAGATTagaaacaaaagatataaagaaaccTTTGCCAACTGAAATAAAACGTGATGGCTACACTAAATTTGGTTTTAAGATAAGAAAAGCTGATGCtaccaatattattttaagaaagcAACAAATAAATCGA
- the LOC122628679 gene encoding putative uncharacterized protein DDB_G0277255, giving the protein MATYLKRTSKLFDISLLRSSADVNLRDLMCPVCRGILIEPVTLPCTHNLCLRCLKGTFEHNSLSCPLCRVRVGSWLRTATKSETLVNNALWELIRTKFPKEVEDKYNGDDGEIELNAGLSTRNKILSAAGEIRREYEAQLQMAEEEMRRQRKNEEIASVALIRKIQVEEQQQQFVQIAQDQLLAQSLAKKQLAEKQKEVTMYQNECATSSVSNCSVDTSKFDTKSMPLLNTEIFKFDGPSLETRKMNLSELKNGSELRRSNIALISKIRAERYASSVKPNTSNAYKDSTAKFCCQKSMPVYNTIARTLKHQVVTKFTQPGTSNYALEPGCSTSKIYGMQSKEELRVPSDVLSSKKKSLGVEVCMTSGNGDERIGSAESAGSHDSINQEIHHFKPIKAMPRTPFKMSIDGKQIEPKLVRVIPVLKRISNALPKAPSPTHLKRIIGCSWSAFKGKIRQDMKIKENVCDTRERIDDVEQNPSTSLTQQPNVIVNRSSKSQIHDAIRRLDLVPELSFDSNKNYAKNINRTINGTKVSKKLILDEHVTSGKVQKTWRSQIKNGMMGKSKRQKNIWSNKKDVEFALDEEEMNDNVTNSEPSFNNAKERLECNEHLECNEQEEDSRDNVAVENIAERIKKRKVNIKRKNSQVEQDKIIEADSGDESKPTNKRGIRKRALSRKGNNQTSTSERSAVTVQKRIKLNCSHKPTLRNKSENIKNDVDSLNTSCKTIIHGLRKSSRNIKAVVNNSSKKYDQDVLNKENPNNNKHNYDRLNSCLVSQGTISNNNTNSATIINENVLSNEEVIKEQERIERLVLQEKEDFELAQRLQTKFDEMERIAGRTRRSRKAIESGDISLDLYKIEVGRTVHKVASTHTAKRSTLNQTVSSETKQRGRPRKSVK; this is encoded by the exons ATGGCGACATATTTAAAACGAACgtcaaaattatttgatatttcgttGTTGCGGTCTTCCGCAGATGTGAATTTAAGGGATTTAATGTGTCCCGTGTGCCGCGGTATATTAATCGAGCCAGTGACACTTCCTTGTACACATAACCTCTGTTTACGGTGCTTGAAAGGAACCTTTGAACATAACAGCCTGAGTTGTCCTCTTTGCAGAGTTCGTGTAGGTTCTTGGCTTCGTACAGCTACCAAATCTGAAACATTGGTCAACAACGCACTTTGGGAACTCATCAGGACTAAATTTCCCAAAGAGGTTGAAGATAAATATAACGGAGACGACGGAGAAATTGAATTGAACGCTG GATTATCAACCAGGAATAAAATACTTAGTGCTGCTGGAGAGATTCGAAGAGAATATGAAGCACAACTTCAAATGGCTGAAGAAGAAATGCGACGtcaaagaaagaacgaagaaattgcTAGTGTGGcattgataagaaaaattcagGTTGAAGAACAGCAGCAACAATTTGTGCAGATAGCACAAGATCAATTATTAGCTCAGAGTTTAGCAAAAAAACAATTAgcagagaaacaaaaagaggtGACAATGTACCAAAATGAATGTGCAACTTCGTCAGTGTCAAATTGTTCAGTTGATACATCTAAGTTTGATACTAAATCAATGCCCTTGCTTAAtacagaaatttttaaatttgatgGGCCAAGTttggaaacgagaaaaatgaatCTTTCAGAGTTAAAAAACGGTTCTGAGTTAAGACGCTCGAATATTGCTTTGATATCCAAAATTCGTGCAGAAAGATATGCATCAAGTGTAAAACCAAATACATCAAATGCATATAAAGACTCTACTGCTAAGTTTTGTTGCCAAAAGTCAATGCCTGTTTATAACACTATTGCAAGAACTTTAAAGCATCAAGTGGTAACTAAATTTACTCAGCCTGGAACTTCAAATTATGCTTTGGAACCGGGATGTTCCACTTCTAAAATTTATGGTATGCAGAGTAAAGAAGAATTACGTGTACCCAGTGATGTTTTaagtagtaaaaagaaaagtttaggTGTAGAAGTTTGCATGACCTCAGGAAATGGTGATGAAAGAATTGGTAGTGCTGAAAGTGCAGGTAGTCATGATAGTATCAATCAAGAAATACATCACTTTAAACCTATTAAGGCAATGCCACGAACACCTTTCAAAATGTCCATAG atgGAAAACAAATTGAACCAAAATTGGTTAGAGTAATACCCGTTTTGAAAAGAATATCAAATGCTTTACCAAAAGCTCCATCTCCAACTCATTTAAAGAGAATTATTGGATGTTCATGGAGTGCTTTTAAAG gTAAGATCAGGcaagatatgaaaataaaggagaatGTGTGTGATActagagagagaatagatgATGTTGAACAAAATCCATCAACCTCTCTTACCCAACAACCCAATGTTATTGTTAACAGATCATCAAAGTCTCAAATACATGATGCTATACGCAGACTTGATTTGGTTCCTGAACTATCATTTGATAGTAATAAGAATTAtgcaaagaatataaatagaacAATTAATGGTACTaaagtaagtaaaaaattaatcttagaTGAGCATGTAACTTCAGGGAAGGTGCAAAAGACTTGGAGATCACAAATAAAGAATGGTATGATGGGAAAAAGTAAGAGACAAAAGAATATATggtcaaataaaaaagatgtggAATTTGCAttagatgaagaagaaatgaatgatAATGTAACCAATTCTGAGCCCTCATTTAACAATGCTAAGGAACGTTTAGAATGTAATGAACATTTAGAATGTAATGAACAGGAAGAAGATAGTAGAGATAATGTAGCTGTAGAAAACATTgcagaaagaattaaaaagagaaaagtaaatattaaaagaaagaattcacAAGTTGaacaagataaaataattgaagcaGACAGTGGCGACGAGAGCAAACCTACGAATAAAAGAGGTATAAGGAAAAGAGCTTTATCTAGAAAAGGTAATAATCAAACTTCAACAAGTGAACGATCCGCAGTTACTGTACAGAAAAGGATAAAGTTAAATTGTTCGCACAAGCCTACATTAAGgaataaaagtgaaaacataaaaaatgacGTAGATAGTCTCAATACAAGTTGCAAAACAATTATTCATGGATTAAGAAAGTCAAGTCGGAATATCAAAGCAGTAGTCAATAATTCTTCCAAAAAATATGATCAAgatgttttaaataaagaaaatcctAACAACAATAAACATAATTATGACCGATTAAACTCGTGTCTCGTGTCACAAGGaactatatcaaataataataccaaTAGTGCTACAATAATCAATGAGAATGTTCTATCGAACGAAGAAGTAattaaagaacaagaaagaatagaaagattGGTTcttcaagagaaagaagattttgAATTGGCTCAAAGATTACAAACTAAGTTTGATGAAATGGAACGAATAGCTGGACGTACACGGCGATCTAGAAAAGCGATTGAAAGTGGAGATATTTCTTtagatttatacaaaatagaaGTAGGAAGAACTGTGCATAAAGTAGCTAGTACACATACTGCCAAACGATCAACCCTTAATCAAACTGTAAGCAGTGAAACTAAACAACGTGGTAGGCCTCGGAAGAgtgtgaaataa
- the LOC122628684 gene encoding cryptochrome-1-like isoform X1, with amino-acid sequence MTGSRKSEFGDEVAVQGDGRKHTVHWFRRGLRLHDNPSLREGLAGASTFRCVFILDPWFAGSTNVGINKWRFLLQCLEDLDCSLRKLNSRLFVIRGQPADTLPKLFKEWGTTNLTFEEDPEPFGRVRDHKISTLCKELGISVVQRVSHTLYKLDEIIEINGGKPPLTYHQFQNVVASMDPPEKPVSTVTSVCIGDAYTPLKDDHDDHFGVPTLEELGFDTEGLLPPIWVGGESEALARLERHLERKAWVASFGRPKMTPQSLLPSQTGLSPYLRFGCLSTRLFYYQLTDLYKKIKKAVPPLSLHGQLLWREFFYCAATKNPNFDRMQGNPICVQIPWDRNVEALAKWANGQTGFPWIDAIMTQLREEGWIHHLARHAVACFLTRGDLWISWEEGMKVFDELLLDADWSVNAGMWMWLSCSSFFQQFFHCYCPIRFGRKADPNGDYIRRYLPVLKNFPTRYIHEPWNAPISIQRAAKCIIGKEYSLPMVNHSKSSRINFERMKQVYQQLNKYRGNGSSLKGESVGLLNALLPSNPNVKEDEEKNNRPLANFKVEDRKMDANVGNTAQQ; translated from the exons atgacgGGTAGTAGGAAAAGCGAATTTGGCGATGAAGTGGCCGTGCAAGGAGATGGTAGGAAACATACGGTTCATTGGTTTCGAAGAGGACTCAGATTGCATGACAATCCATCTCTAAGAGAAGGACTAGCTGGTGCTTCCACTTTCCGGTGTGTCTTTATTTTGGACCCCTGGTTTGCCGGAAGCACTAACGTTGGTATTAATAAATGGAG GTTTCTCTTGCAATGTCTCGAGGATCTCGACTGTTCCCTAAGGAAATTGAATTCCCGTTTGTTCGTGATACGAGGGCAACCAGCGGATACCTTACCAAAGCTCTTTAAAGAATGGGGCACGACGAATTTAACGTTCGAAGAGGATCCAGAGCCATTTGGACGCGTACGAGACCACAAAATTTCGACGCTTTGTAAGGAGCTTGGTATCTCGGTGGTCCAGAGGGTCTCGCACACTCTCTACAAGTTGGACGA gattatagaaataaatggaGGCAAACCACCCCTGACTTATCATCAGTTTCAAAATGTCGTTGCGAGTATGGATCCTCCAGAAAAGCCTGTGTCTACAGTAACGTCAGTTTGCATTGGTGATGCCTATACTCCATTGAAGGACGATCATGATGATCATTTTGGTGTACCAACGTTGGAGGAACTTG GCTTCGACACAGAAGGGCTTCTGCCGCCTATATGGGTCGGTGGTGAGAGCGAGGCCTTGGCACGATTGGAACGTCATCTCGAGAGGAAAGCTTGGGTGGCGAGTTTCGGCAGGCCGAAGATGACGCCGCAATCACTACTGCCGAGTCAGACAGGCCTATCACCTTACTTACGCTTTGGCTGTCTCAGCACAAGACTTTTCTACTATCAACTTACCGATTTGTACAAAAAG ATTAAGAAAGCAGTACCACCACTTTCGTTACACGGTCAACTTCTATGGCGCGAATTCTTTTATTGTGCCGCCACGAAGAACCCTAATTTTGATCGGATGCAAGGCAATCCGATTTGTGTACAGATACCGTGGGATAGAAATGTCGAAGCGTTGGCAAAGTGGGCGAAC GGCCAAACGGGTTTTCCATGGATCGATGCGATTATGACTCAACTCAGAGAAGAAGGTTGGATACATCACTTGGCGAGACACGCAGTTGCTTGTTTTTTGACTAGAGGTGACCTTTGGATATCCTGGGAAGAGGGAATGAAG gtCTTCGATGAACTTCTATTAGATGCCGACTGGTCGGTGAATGCCGGTATGTGGATGTGGTTGTCGTGCAGCTCCTTTTTCCAGCAGTTTTTTCATTGCTACTGCCCTATACGATTCGGTAGAAAAGCCGATCCAAACGGCGATTACATTCG ACGTTACCTGCcagtattgaaaaattttcccACAAGATATATTCATGAACCGTGGAACGCGCCAATTAGTATACAACGAGCAGCAAAGTGCATAATCGGCAAGGAATATTCGTTACCAATGGTGAATCATAGTAAGAGTTCGCGGATCAACTTTGAGCGAATGAAGCAGGTTTATCAACAGCTTAACAAGTATCGTGGAAACG GATCATCCCTCAAAGGTGAATCAGTCG gtTTGCTAAACGCACTTTTGCCGTCCAATCCAAATgtaaaagaagacgaagaaaaaaataatcgtccATTGGCGAATTTCAAAGTTGAAGACCGAAAAATGGACGCTAATGTTGGTAATACCGCACAACAATAA